From one Papio anubis isolate 15944 chromosome 12, Panubis1.0, whole genome shotgun sequence genomic stretch:
- the LOC100997522 gene encoding olfactory receptor 6X1 — protein sequence MRNGTVITEFILLGFPVIQGLQTPLFIAILFIYILTLTGNGLIIAIVWAVPRLQIPMYFFLCNLSFLEIWYTTTVIPKLLETFVVARTVICISCCLLQAFFHFFLGTTEFLILTIMSFDRYLAICKPLRYPTIMTSKLCLQLALSSWVVGFTTVFCQMMLVIQLPFCGNNVINHFYCDVGPILKAACIDNSILELLGVLATVLVIPGSLLFNMISYIYILFTILRIPSATGRQKAFSTCASHLTVVSLLYGAVLFMYLRPTAHSSFKINKVVSVLNTILTPLLNPFIYTIRNKEVKGALRKAMTCPKTGHAK from the coding sequence ATGAGAAATGGGACGGTAATCACAGAATTCATCCTCCTAGGCTTTCCTGTTATCCAAGGCCTACAAACACCTCTCTTTATAGCAATACTTTTCATCTACATATTAACCCTTACAGGCAATGGGCTTATTATTGCCATTGTGTGGGCTGTGCCCAGGCTACAAATTCCAATGTACTTCTTCCTTTGTAATTTGTCTTTCCTAGAGATCTGGTACACCACCACAGTCATCCCCAAACTGCTAGAAACCTTTGTAGTGGCAAGAACGGTAATCTGCATTTCCTGCTGCCTGCTGCAGGCCttcttccacttcttcctgggCACCACCGAGTTCTTGATCCTCACTATCATGTCTTTTGACCGCTACCTGGCCATCTGCAAGCCCCTTCGCTACCCCACCATCATGACCAGCAAACTCTGCCTGCAGCTGGCCCTGAGCTCCTGGGTGGTGGGCTTCACCACTGTCTTTTGTCAGATGATGCTGGTCATCCAGTTGCCGTTCTGTGGCAATAATGTTATCAATCATTTCTACTGTGATGTTGGGCCCATTTTGAAAGCAGCCTGCATAGACAACAGCATTTTGGAACTCCTGGGTGTCCTGGCAACTGTCCTTGTGATCCCAGGGTCACTTCTCTTTAATATGATTTCTTATATCTACATTCTGTTCACAATCCTACGGATTCCTTCAGCCACGGGCCGCCAGAAGGCCTTCTCTACCTGTGCCTCGCACCTGACAGTTGTCTCCCTGCTCTATGGGGCTGTTCTGTTCATGTACCTAAGACCCACAGCACACTCCTCCTTTAAGATTAATAAGGTGGTGTCTGTGCTAAATACTATCCTCACCCCGCTTCTGAATCCCTTTATTTATACCATTAGAAACAAGGAGGTGAAGGGAGCCTTAAGAAAGGCAATGACTTGCCCAAAGACTGGTCATGCAAAGTAA